In Panicum virgatum strain AP13 chromosome 4N, P.virgatum_v5, whole genome shotgun sequence, a single window of DNA contains:
- the LOC120668761 gene encoding F-box protein SKIP31-like isoform X4 yields the protein MAEVQGDESGLEGDPFPEEGPVDPEEGGEGEIGGGGDDEEEEDVDGLASFLESEILSGSSAEDTIDKQEEEEGDAAKNKRKQDSGSDGDGGNGSGSEEGEQNKRMRREERRRQAKGKAVAPQIDTGMFSSIPPELFLQIFKFLSSEDLISCALVCRFMNAAASDETLWRRLYCMRWGLASNAKFRECAWKNLYIQRDREDMVEFVRNTPTEFREYYIQMQASKRSQAPLPSEVNDDKVILDKTIADQVSTWKSSRGLTDESVKGHSCSGNTCSYTQIGDAYICEKTGRVHVCDDACREFVLDQSSGLLLCTISGHCFERWLCPDDEWDADDTQQGGVVDEPEPFMGSGRFARAIMLGYNCTDEKELEQALRFC from the exons ATGGCCGAGGTGCAGGGCGACGAGTCGGGCCTCGAGGGCGATCCTTTCCCCGAGGAAGGGCCTGTGGATCCGGAAGAGGGAGGTGAAGGAGAGAtcggtggcggaggcgacgatgaggaggaggaggacgtcgaCGGCCTCGCCAGCTTCCTCGAATCGGAGATACTGTCCGGATCCAGCGCCGAGGATACTATCGAT aagcaggaggaggaggaaggtgaTGCTGCGAAGAACAAGCGGAAGCAGGACTCGGGATCTGACGGAGATGGTGGCAACGGCAGTGGCAGCGAGGAGGGGGAGCAGAACAAGAGgatgaggagggaggagaggagaaggcAGGCGAAAGGGAAAGCCGTGGCGCCTCAGATCGACACGGGCATGTTCAGCAGTATACCGCCGGAGCTGTTCCTGCAGATCTTCAAATTCCTCTCCTCCGAGGACCTCATCTCCTGCGCGCTGGTTTGCCGTTTCATGAATGCTGCCGCGTCCGACGAGACCCTCTGGCGCCGCCT GTATTGCATGAGGTGGGGACTGGCCTCCAATGCCAAATTCAGGGAGTGCGCATGGAAGAACCTCTACATACAG CGAGATAGAGAGGATATGGTTGAATTTGTGAGGAATACCCCTACAGAGTTCAGGGAGTACTATATTCAGATGCAGGCATCAAAAAGGAGTCAAGCTCCCCTTCCTTCAGAA GTCAACGATGACAAGGTTATCCTTGATAAAACCATAGCTGATCAGGTGTCTACCTGGAAAAGCAGCAGAGGGCTTACTGATGAATCAGTCAAGGGGCACTCTTGTTCTGGAAACACATGCTCTTACACCCAGATTGGTGATGCTTACATTTGTGAGAAGACAGGTCGTGTCCACG TTTGTGATGATGCTTGTCGTGAATTTGTCTTGGACCAATCTAGTGGGCTGCTTCTTTGTACGATATCTGGGCACTGCTTTGAGAGGTGGCTGTGTCCTGATGATGAATGGGACGCTGATGATACT CAACAAGGTGGTGTTGTTGATGAACCAGAGCCGTTCATGGGATCTGGACGATTCG CCCGGGCAATTATGTTGGGTTACAACTGCACTGATGAGAAGGAACTTGAGCAGGCCTTGCGTTTCTGTTGA
- the LOC120668760 gene encoding arogenate dehydrogenase 2, chloroplastic-like, with product MATPPTIRLHHQPSSCRRLPAPTNHQFHAAARCRWRRLPPVAAAPSLRLRATGAAQPLDSNGSLPGAVEVEEREDQQPRLKIAVVGFGNYGQFLARTLVAQGHTVLAHSRSDYSAAAAALGARFFPDPHDLCECHPDVMLLATSILSAESVVRSLPVHRLRRDTLFADVLSVKEFPKNLLLGALPEEFDIICTHPMFGPESARDGWAGLPFVFDRVRVGDCPARRARAEAFLGVFAREGCRMVEMSCTEHDAHAAGTQFLTHTVGRTLALLELRPTPISTRGYETLLRLVDNTCSDSFDLYNGLFMYNNNSTELLNRLEWAMDAVKKKLFDGLHDVLRKQLFDVEGSPAADPTEVLVVGGDLDTHDDEDAVDGDESGSEGNN from the coding sequence ATGGCGACGCCTCCCACCAtccgcctccaccaccagcCATCCTCCTGCCGCCGACTGCCCGCTCCCACCAACCATCAGTTCCACGCCGCGGCGAgatgccggtggcggcggcttcctCCCGTCGCGGCGGCTCCttccctccgcctccgcgccacgGGCGCCGCCCAGCCGTTGGATAGCAACGGCTCGTTGCCTGGCGCGGTTGAGGTCGAGGAAAGGGAGGACCAGCAGCCGCGCCTCAAGATCGCCGTGGTTGGGTTCGGCAACTACGGCCAGTTCCTGGCGCGCACGCTGGTGGCGCAGGGCCACACCGTCCTGGCCCACTCCCGCTCCGactactccgccgccgccgcggccctcggCGCGCGGTTCTTCCCCGACCCGCACGACCTCTGCGAGTGCCACCCCGACGTCATGCTCCTGGCCACCTCCATCCTCTCCGCCGAGTCCGTCGTCCGCTCGCTCCCCgtgcaccgcctccgccgcgacaCCCTCTTCGCCGACGTGCTCTCCGTCAAGGAGTTCCCCAAGaacctcctcctcggcgcgctCCCGGAGGAGTTCGACATCATCTGCACGCACCCCATGTTCGGCCCGGAGTCGGCGCGCGACGGCTGGGCCGGCCTCCCCTTCGTCTTCGACAGGGTCCGCGTCGGCGACtgccccgcccgccgcgcccgcgccgaggCCTTCCTCGGCGTGTTCGCCCGCGAGGGGTGCCGCATGGTGGAGATGTCCTGCACGGAGCAcgacgcgcacgccgccgggACGCAGTTCCTGACGCACACCGTGGGGCGGACGCTGGCGCTGCTGGAGCTCCGGCCGACGCCGATCAGCACCAGGGGCTACGAGACGCTGCTCCGCCTCGTGGACAACACCTGCAGCGACAGCTTCGACCTCTACAACGGCCTCTTCATGTACAACAACAACTCCACCGAGCTGCTCAACCGCCTCGAGTGGGCCATGGACGCCGTCAAGAAGAAGCTCTTCGACGGCCTGCACGACGTGCTCCGGAAGCAGCTCTTCGACGTCGAGGGATCGCCGGCCGCCGATCCCACCGAGGTGCTGGTGGTGGGTGGCGATCTGGACACCCacgacgacgaggacgccgtCGACGGCGACGAGTCGGGATCGGAGGGGAATAATTGA
- the LOC120668759 gene encoding uncharacterized zinc finger CCHC domain-containing protein At4g19190-like isoform X1 gives MEEEVTGSGAGIGRKMAAGEVELKEKSGTAWSHSYLNQKPWHPLSYPNQRRKWIAEQVHANRARRQEDVQREFAQEQEFFRQTALFSKKDKEKMEVMKAVSFMYVRPPGYNAESAKAAEIEDEKKKSDPGDMAQGAAAASTSSVPDKGPEKTQTGADKKNRPKDVFGRPLPTEQEFEVLKNAPRLETGAPVRIKPFGVEVRNVRCLRCGNYGHQSGDRECPLKDVIMPNEESRLKRDDPLTTIMAQTDSSEPLKWELKQKPGMSPPRGGFDPDDPNQQIVAEDIFDEYGGFLGNCDIPALISNFTASKSKKRSKKKSKHKQVESAILKESSRHKSSCRLSSDSEDEKRNNTSRSKRRKKYCSDSSCSDSEVDARKGKHRPKHKHKKKHWSESSSDSEVEVREDTRRHLKREHRKEKREESPSSFSKDKGDSESRRHSRRSREKRHYSYSSSSDDSERHRHKEKQYCSDSSSGRSHRHLRRSREKRYDSESRSPDANRRPRRSLEKQRHTDLSPHHTDRHSQRSSGKRDCTESSRYESSRHSRRSREKRRYSDSSASDYSDSDRHNKHRHHPRKN, from the exons atggaggaggaggtgacggggagcggcgcggggaTTGGGAGGAAGATGGCAGCGGGGGAGGTGGAGCTGAAGGAGAAGTCGGGGACGGCTTGGAGCCACTCGTACCTGAACCAGAAGCCGTGGCACCCGCTCTCGTACCCGAACCAGCGCCGCAAGTGGATCGCCGAGCAGGTCCACGCCaaccgcgcgcgccgccaggAGGACGTGCAGCGGGAGTTCGCGCAGGAGCAGGAGTTCTTTCGACAGACGGCGCTCTTTTCCAAGAAGGACAAGGAGAAG ATGGAGGTAATGAAAGCTGTGAGTTTTATGTACGTGCGCCCACCTGGCTACAATGCAGAGAGTGCAAAAGCTGCTGAAAttgaagatgagaagaagaagtCAGATCCAGGTGACATGGCTCaaggtgcagcagcagcaagtacCTCTTCAGT GCCTGATAAGGGACCTGAAAAGACTCAAACAGGTGCAGATAAGAAAAATAGAccaaaagatgtttttggtcgGCCATTGCCAACAGAACAAGAATTCGAGGTTCTCAAAAATGCTCCAAG GTTAGAAACAGGTGCTCCTGTAAGAATCAAGCCATTTGGAGTTGAAGTTCGTAATGTTAGATGTTTAAGGTGTGGAAACTATGGTCACCAAAGTGGTGACCGGGAATGTCCATTGAAGGATGTGATCATGCCTAACGAGGAGAGTCGATTGAAAAGGGATGATCCACTTACAACTATTATGGCACAGACTGATTCAAGTGAG CCTTTGAAATGGGAACTTAAGCAAAAGCCTGGCATGAGCCCTCCTCGTGGTGGATTCGACCCAGATGATCCTAATCAGCAGATTGTGGCAGAAGACATCTTTGATGAATATGGAG GTTTTCTGGGCAACTGTGATATTCCAGCTCTCATTTCCAACTTTACTGCTAGCAAATCCAAGAAACGTTCCAAGAAGAAAAGCAAACATAAGCAGGTTGAATCTGCTATTCTTAAGGAATCCAGTAGACACAAAAGCAGTTGTCGTTTATCATCGGACTCTGAAGATGAGAagagaaacaatacatcaagaagcaaaagaaggaaaaaatattGTTCTGATTCATCATGTTCTGATTCTGAGGTGGATGCTAGAAAAGGCAAGCATAGGCCAAAGCATAAGCATAAGAAAAAACACTGGTCAGAGTCTTCTTCTGATTCAGAAGTTGAGGTTCGTGAAGATACAAGGAGGCATCTGAAGAGGGAACACAGGAAGGAGAAAAGAGAGGAATCACCGTCGTCCTTCTCTAAGGATAAAGGAGACTCAGAAAGCAGAAGGCATTCAAGGCGTTCAAGGGAGAAGCGCCACTACAGTTATTCATCGAGTTCTGATGATAGTGAGAGGCATCGACACAAGGAAAAACAATATTGCAGTGACTCGAGTTCTGGTCGGAGCCATCGACACTTAAGGAGATCGAGGGAAAAGAGATATGACAGTGAGTCGAGATCTCCTGACGCCAACAGGCGGCCGAGGAGATCATTGGAGAAGCAGCGCCATACTGATTTGAGCCCGCATCATACCGACAGGCATTCACAGAGATCAAGCGGTAAGCGAGACTGTACTGAGTCAAGTCGTTATGAGAGCAGCAGACATTCAAGGAGATCCCGGGAGAAACGACGCTACTCTGATTCAAGTGCCTCTGATTACTCAGACTCTGATCGGCACAACAAACACCGCCATCATCCTAGGAAAAATTGA
- the LOC120668761 gene encoding F-box protein SKIP31-like isoform X2, which produces MAEVQGDESGLEGDPFPEEGPVDPEEGGEGEIGGGGDDEEEEDVDGLASFLESEILSGSSAEDTIDQEEEEGDAAKNKRKQDSGSDGDGGNGSGSEEGEQNKRMRREERRRQAKGKAVAPQIDTGMFSSIPPELFLQIFKFLSSEDLISCALVCRFMNAAASDETLWRRLYCMRWGLASNAKFRECAWKNLYIQRDREDMVEFVRNTPTEFREYYIQMQASKRSQAPLPSEVNDDKVILDKTIADQVSTWKSSRGLTDESVKGHSCSGNTCSYTQIGDAYICEKTGRVHVCDDACREFVLDQSSGLLLCTISGHCFERWLCPDDEWDADDTLIWNFQDQQQGGVVDEPEPFMGSGRFARAIMLGYNCTDEKELEQALRFC; this is translated from the exons ATGGCCGAGGTGCAGGGCGACGAGTCGGGCCTCGAGGGCGATCCTTTCCCCGAGGAAGGGCCTGTGGATCCGGAAGAGGGAGGTGAAGGAGAGAtcggtggcggaggcgacgatgaggaggaggaggacgtcgaCGGCCTCGCCAGCTTCCTCGAATCGGAGATACTGTCCGGATCCAGCGCCGAGGATACTATCGAT caggaggaggaggaaggtgaTGCTGCGAAGAACAAGCGGAAGCAGGACTCGGGATCTGACGGAGATGGTGGCAACGGCAGTGGCAGCGAGGAGGGGGAGCAGAACAAGAGgatgaggagggaggagaggagaaggcAGGCGAAAGGGAAAGCCGTGGCGCCTCAGATCGACACGGGCATGTTCAGCAGTATACCGCCGGAGCTGTTCCTGCAGATCTTCAAATTCCTCTCCTCCGAGGACCTCATCTCCTGCGCGCTGGTTTGCCGTTTCATGAATGCTGCCGCGTCCGACGAGACCCTCTGGCGCCGCCT GTATTGCATGAGGTGGGGACTGGCCTCCAATGCCAAATTCAGGGAGTGCGCATGGAAGAACCTCTACATACAG CGAGATAGAGAGGATATGGTTGAATTTGTGAGGAATACCCCTACAGAGTTCAGGGAGTACTATATTCAGATGCAGGCATCAAAAAGGAGTCAAGCTCCCCTTCCTTCAGAA GTCAACGATGACAAGGTTATCCTTGATAAAACCATAGCTGATCAGGTGTCTACCTGGAAAAGCAGCAGAGGGCTTACTGATGAATCAGTCAAGGGGCACTCTTGTTCTGGAAACACATGCTCTTACACCCAGATTGGTGATGCTTACATTTGTGAGAAGACAGGTCGTGTCCACG TTTGTGATGATGCTTGTCGTGAATTTGTCTTGGACCAATCTAGTGGGCTGCTTCTTTGTACGATATCTGGGCACTGCTTTGAGAGGTGGCTGTGTCCTGATGATGAATGGGACGCTGATGATACT CTTATTTGGAATTTTCAGGATCAGCAACAAGGTGGTGTTGTTGATGAACCAGAGCCGTTCATGGGATCTGGACGATTCG CCCGGGCAATTATGTTGGGTTACAACTGCACTGATGAGAAGGAACTTGAGCAGGCCTTGCGTTTCTGTTGA
- the LOC120668759 gene encoding uncharacterized zinc finger CCHC domain-containing protein At4g19190-like isoform X2 — MEEEVTGSGAGIGRKMAAGEVELKEKSGTAWSHSYLNQKPWHPLSYPNQRRKWIAEQVHANRARRQEDVQREFAQEQEFFRQTALFSKKDKEKMEVMKAVSFMYVRPPGYNAESAKAAEIEDEKKKSDPGDMAQGAAAASTSSVPEKTQTGADKKNRPKDVFGRPLPTEQEFEVLKNAPRLETGAPVRIKPFGVEVRNVRCLRCGNYGHQSGDRECPLKDVIMPNEESRLKRDDPLTTIMAQTDSSEPLKWELKQKPGMSPPRGGFDPDDPNQQIVAEDIFDEYGGFLGNCDIPALISNFTASKSKKRSKKKSKHKQVESAILKESSRHKSSCRLSSDSEDEKRNNTSRSKRRKKYCSDSSCSDSEVDARKGKHRPKHKHKKKHWSESSSDSEVEVREDTRRHLKREHRKEKREESPSSFSKDKGDSESRRHSRRSREKRHYSYSSSSDDSERHRHKEKQYCSDSSSGRSHRHLRRSREKRYDSESRSPDANRRPRRSLEKQRHTDLSPHHTDRHSQRSSGKRDCTESSRYESSRHSRRSREKRRYSDSSASDYSDSDRHNKHRHHPRKN; from the exons atggaggaggaggtgacggggagcggcgcggggaTTGGGAGGAAGATGGCAGCGGGGGAGGTGGAGCTGAAGGAGAAGTCGGGGACGGCTTGGAGCCACTCGTACCTGAACCAGAAGCCGTGGCACCCGCTCTCGTACCCGAACCAGCGCCGCAAGTGGATCGCCGAGCAGGTCCACGCCaaccgcgcgcgccgccaggAGGACGTGCAGCGGGAGTTCGCGCAGGAGCAGGAGTTCTTTCGACAGACGGCGCTCTTTTCCAAGAAGGACAAGGAGAAG ATGGAGGTAATGAAAGCTGTGAGTTTTATGTACGTGCGCCCACCTGGCTACAATGCAGAGAGTGCAAAAGCTGCTGAAAttgaagatgagaagaagaagtCAGATCCAGGTGACATGGCTCaaggtgcagcagcagcaagtacCTCTTCAGTG CCTGAAAAGACTCAAACAGGTGCAGATAAGAAAAATAGAccaaaagatgtttttggtcgGCCATTGCCAACAGAACAAGAATTCGAGGTTCTCAAAAATGCTCCAAG GTTAGAAACAGGTGCTCCTGTAAGAATCAAGCCATTTGGAGTTGAAGTTCGTAATGTTAGATGTTTAAGGTGTGGAAACTATGGTCACCAAAGTGGTGACCGGGAATGTCCATTGAAGGATGTGATCATGCCTAACGAGGAGAGTCGATTGAAAAGGGATGATCCACTTACAACTATTATGGCACAGACTGATTCAAGTGAG CCTTTGAAATGGGAACTTAAGCAAAAGCCTGGCATGAGCCCTCCTCGTGGTGGATTCGACCCAGATGATCCTAATCAGCAGATTGTGGCAGAAGACATCTTTGATGAATATGGAG GTTTTCTGGGCAACTGTGATATTCCAGCTCTCATTTCCAACTTTACTGCTAGCAAATCCAAGAAACGTTCCAAGAAGAAAAGCAAACATAAGCAGGTTGAATCTGCTATTCTTAAGGAATCCAGTAGACACAAAAGCAGTTGTCGTTTATCATCGGACTCTGAAGATGAGAagagaaacaatacatcaagaagcaaaagaaggaaaaaatattGTTCTGATTCATCATGTTCTGATTCTGAGGTGGATGCTAGAAAAGGCAAGCATAGGCCAAAGCATAAGCATAAGAAAAAACACTGGTCAGAGTCTTCTTCTGATTCAGAAGTTGAGGTTCGTGAAGATACAAGGAGGCATCTGAAGAGGGAACACAGGAAGGAGAAAAGAGAGGAATCACCGTCGTCCTTCTCTAAGGATAAAGGAGACTCAGAAAGCAGAAGGCATTCAAGGCGTTCAAGGGAGAAGCGCCACTACAGTTATTCATCGAGTTCTGATGATAGTGAGAGGCATCGACACAAGGAAAAACAATATTGCAGTGACTCGAGTTCTGGTCGGAGCCATCGACACTTAAGGAGATCGAGGGAAAAGAGATATGACAGTGAGTCGAGATCTCCTGACGCCAACAGGCGGCCGAGGAGATCATTGGAGAAGCAGCGCCATACTGATTTGAGCCCGCATCATACCGACAGGCATTCACAGAGATCAAGCGGTAAGCGAGACTGTACTGAGTCAAGTCGTTATGAGAGCAGCAGACATTCAAGGAGATCCCGGGAGAAACGACGCTACTCTGATTCAAGTGCCTCTGATTACTCAGACTCTGATCGGCACAACAAACACCGCCATCATCCTAGGAAAAATTGA
- the LOC120668761 gene encoding F-box protein SKIP31-like isoform X1: MAEVQGDESGLEGDPFPEEGPVDPEEGGEGEIGGGGDDEEEEDVDGLASFLESEILSGSSAEDTIDKQEEEEGDAAKNKRKQDSGSDGDGGNGSGSEEGEQNKRMRREERRRQAKGKAVAPQIDTGMFSSIPPELFLQIFKFLSSEDLISCALVCRFMNAAASDETLWRRLYCMRWGLASNAKFRECAWKNLYIQRDREDMVEFVRNTPTEFREYYIQMQASKRSQAPLPSEVNDDKVILDKTIADQVSTWKSSRGLTDESVKGHSCSGNTCSYTQIGDAYICEKTGRVHVCDDACREFVLDQSSGLLLCTISGHCFERWLCPDDEWDADDTLIWNFQDQQQGGVVDEPEPFMGSGRFARAIMLGYNCTDEKELEQALRFC, translated from the exons ATGGCCGAGGTGCAGGGCGACGAGTCGGGCCTCGAGGGCGATCCTTTCCCCGAGGAAGGGCCTGTGGATCCGGAAGAGGGAGGTGAAGGAGAGAtcggtggcggaggcgacgatgaggaggaggaggacgtcgaCGGCCTCGCCAGCTTCCTCGAATCGGAGATACTGTCCGGATCCAGCGCCGAGGATACTATCGAT aagcaggaggaggaggaaggtgaTGCTGCGAAGAACAAGCGGAAGCAGGACTCGGGATCTGACGGAGATGGTGGCAACGGCAGTGGCAGCGAGGAGGGGGAGCAGAACAAGAGgatgaggagggaggagaggagaaggcAGGCGAAAGGGAAAGCCGTGGCGCCTCAGATCGACACGGGCATGTTCAGCAGTATACCGCCGGAGCTGTTCCTGCAGATCTTCAAATTCCTCTCCTCCGAGGACCTCATCTCCTGCGCGCTGGTTTGCCGTTTCATGAATGCTGCCGCGTCCGACGAGACCCTCTGGCGCCGCCT GTATTGCATGAGGTGGGGACTGGCCTCCAATGCCAAATTCAGGGAGTGCGCATGGAAGAACCTCTACATACAG CGAGATAGAGAGGATATGGTTGAATTTGTGAGGAATACCCCTACAGAGTTCAGGGAGTACTATATTCAGATGCAGGCATCAAAAAGGAGTCAAGCTCCCCTTCCTTCAGAA GTCAACGATGACAAGGTTATCCTTGATAAAACCATAGCTGATCAGGTGTCTACCTGGAAAAGCAGCAGAGGGCTTACTGATGAATCAGTCAAGGGGCACTCTTGTTCTGGAAACACATGCTCTTACACCCAGATTGGTGATGCTTACATTTGTGAGAAGACAGGTCGTGTCCACG TTTGTGATGATGCTTGTCGTGAATTTGTCTTGGACCAATCTAGTGGGCTGCTTCTTTGTACGATATCTGGGCACTGCTTTGAGAGGTGGCTGTGTCCTGATGATGAATGGGACGCTGATGATACT CTTATTTGGAATTTTCAGGATCAGCAACAAGGTGGTGTTGTTGATGAACCAGAGCCGTTCATGGGATCTGGACGATTCG CCCGGGCAATTATGTTGGGTTACAACTGCACTGATGAGAAGGAACTTGAGCAGGCCTTGCGTTTCTGTTGA
- the LOC120668758 gene encoding arogenate dehydrogenase 2, chloroplastic-like, translated as MLSSSTSTLRLHQPTRPHRRHPPAPAAGGATHLGPSRRWRGPPLRARPQRIRALDAAQPFDYESRAAGLLEERQRLKIAIVGFGNFGQFLARTFARQGHTLLAHSRTDHSALAATLGASFFTDPHDLCECHPDVVLLATSILSAEAVLRSLPVHRLRRNTLFVDVLSVKEFPKNLLLSSLPPDFDVICTHPMFGPESARDGWDGLPFVFDKVRVGDCPARRARAEAFLNIFECEGCRMVEMSCAEHDAHAAETQFLTHTVGRMLAMLELRSTPINTKGYETLLRLVDNTCSDSFDLYNGLFMYNKNSTELLNRLEWAMDSVKKKLFDGLHDVLRKQLFEGSAQAPSTSNVRK; from the coding sequence ATGCTGtcgtcttccacctccacccTCCGCCTCCACCAACCAACCCgtccccaccgccgccacccgccggcgccggccgcgggaGGCGCCACCCACCTCGGCCCCTCCCGCCGGTGGCGCGGGCCTCCCCTCCGCGCGCGGCCCCAGCGCATCCGGGCGCTGGACGCCGCCCAGCCGTTCGACTACGAGTCCCGCGCGGCGGGGCTGCTGGAGGAGCGGCAGCGCCTCAAGATCGCCATCGTCGGGTTCGGCAACTTCGGCCAGTTCCTGGCGCGCACCTTCGCGCGCCAGGGCCACACGCTGCTCGCCCACTCGCGGACCGACCACTCGGCGCTCGCCGCCACGCTCGGCGCCTCCTTCTTCACCGACCCGCACGACCTCTGCGAGTGCCACCCGGACGTGGTGCTCCTCGCCACCTCCATCCTCTCCGCCGAGGCCGTCCTCCGCTCGCTCCCcgtccaccgcctccgccgcaacACCCTCTTCGTCGACGTGCTCTCCGTCAAGGAGTTCCCCAAGAACCTCCTCCTCAGCTCCCTCCCGCCGGACTTCGACGTCATCTGCACCCACCCCATGTTCGGCCCGGAGTCCGCGCGCGACGGCTGGGACGGCCTCCCCTTCGTCTTCGACAAGGTCCGCGTCGGCGActgccccgcgcgccgcgcccgcgccgaggCCTTCCTCAACATCTTCGAGTGCGAGGGCTGCCGGATGGTCGAGATGTCCTGCGCCGAGCACGACGCGCACGCCGCCGAGACCCAGTTCCTCACCCACACCGTCGGGAGGATGCTCGCCATGCTCGAGCTCCGCTCCACGCCCATCAACACCAAGGGCTACGAGACGCTGCTCCGCCTCGTGGACAACACCTGCAGCGACAGCTTCGACCTCTACAACGGCCTCTTCATGTACAACAAGAACTCCACCGAGCTGCTCAACCGCCTCGAATGGGCCATGGACTCCGTCAAGAAGAAGCTCTTCGACGGCCTCCACGACGTGCTCCGGAAGCAGCTCTTCGAGGGCTCGGCGCAGGCCCCCAGCACCTCCAACGTCCGCAAGTAA
- the LOC120668761 gene encoding F-box protein SKIP31-like isoform X3 has translation MAEVQGDESGLEGDPFPEEGPVDPEEGGEGEIGGGGDDEEEEDVDGLASFLESEILSGSSAEDTIDKQEEEEGDAAKNKRKQDSGSDGDGGNGSGSEEGEQNKRMRREERRRQAKGKAVAPQIDTGMFSSIPPELFLQIFKFLSSEDLISCALVCRFMNAAASDETLWRRLYCMRWGLASNAKFRECAWKNLYIQRDREDMVEFVRNTPTEFREYYIQMQASKRSQAPLPSEVNDDKVILDKTIADQVSTWKSSRGLTDESVKGHSCSGNTCSYTQIGDAYICEKTGRVHVCDDACREFVLDQSSGLLLCTISGHCFERWLCPDDEWDADDTDQQQGGVVDEPEPFMGSGRFARAIMLGYNCTDEKELEQALRFC, from the exons ATGGCCGAGGTGCAGGGCGACGAGTCGGGCCTCGAGGGCGATCCTTTCCCCGAGGAAGGGCCTGTGGATCCGGAAGAGGGAGGTGAAGGAGAGAtcggtggcggaggcgacgatgaggaggaggaggacgtcgaCGGCCTCGCCAGCTTCCTCGAATCGGAGATACTGTCCGGATCCAGCGCCGAGGATACTATCGAT aagcaggaggaggaggaaggtgaTGCTGCGAAGAACAAGCGGAAGCAGGACTCGGGATCTGACGGAGATGGTGGCAACGGCAGTGGCAGCGAGGAGGGGGAGCAGAACAAGAGgatgaggagggaggagaggagaaggcAGGCGAAAGGGAAAGCCGTGGCGCCTCAGATCGACACGGGCATGTTCAGCAGTATACCGCCGGAGCTGTTCCTGCAGATCTTCAAATTCCTCTCCTCCGAGGACCTCATCTCCTGCGCGCTGGTTTGCCGTTTCATGAATGCTGCCGCGTCCGACGAGACCCTCTGGCGCCGCCT GTATTGCATGAGGTGGGGACTGGCCTCCAATGCCAAATTCAGGGAGTGCGCATGGAAGAACCTCTACATACAG CGAGATAGAGAGGATATGGTTGAATTTGTGAGGAATACCCCTACAGAGTTCAGGGAGTACTATATTCAGATGCAGGCATCAAAAAGGAGTCAAGCTCCCCTTCCTTCAGAA GTCAACGATGACAAGGTTATCCTTGATAAAACCATAGCTGATCAGGTGTCTACCTGGAAAAGCAGCAGAGGGCTTACTGATGAATCAGTCAAGGGGCACTCTTGTTCTGGAAACACATGCTCTTACACCCAGATTGGTGATGCTTACATTTGTGAGAAGACAGGTCGTGTCCACG TTTGTGATGATGCTTGTCGTGAATTTGTCTTGGACCAATCTAGTGGGCTGCTTCTTTGTACGATATCTGGGCACTGCTTTGAGAGGTGGCTGTGTCCTGATGATGAATGGGACGCTGATGATACT GATCAGCAACAAGGTGGTGTTGTTGATGAACCAGAGCCGTTCATGGGATCTGGACGATTCG CCCGGGCAATTATGTTGGGTTACAACTGCACTGATGAGAAGGAACTTGAGCAGGCCTTGCGTTTCTGTTGA